The following proteins are co-located in the Borrelia parkeri genome:
- a CDS encoding DUF735 family protein, with product MVNIPTFLKDTQVEKIINTELAFINKIIKEIKDLIANFEDINASEHLNSRFIAFWLSDILQIIYSTNQTLETLAKNIDSVLFALRHIGTHESFIKLFKAFLNVDIVPTTLEPGVINIKLKSHIKTNVIVFIVGSTPKNSPYKKIIFRTKKNGQIFKKAWTMTLLPKGYEHSIYALIKKLIPIGRVLKIQDHEGQYIKEFKG from the coding sequence ATGGTAAATATACCGACATTTCTTAAAGACACTCAAGTTGAAAAAATTATAAATACTGAATTAGCATTTATAAATAAAATCATCAAAGAAATTAAAGATCTTATTGCTAATTTCGAAGATATTAATGCTAGTGAGCACCTAAATTCAAGATTCATAGCGTTTTGGTTATCTGATATACTACAAATTATTTACTCAACAAACCAAACACTTGAAACACTTGCTAAAAATATTGATAGTGTACTATTTGCTTTGCGTCATATTGGAACCCATGAATCATTTATAAAACTATTTAAGGCTTTTCTTAATGTTGATATTGTTCCTACTACTCTAGAGCCTGGTGTTATTAACATCAAACTTAAAAGTCATATTAAAACTAATGTTATCGTATTTATTGTAGGTAGTACTCCAAAAAACTCCCCATATAAAAAAATTATCTTTAGAACTAAAAAAAATGGGCAAATCTTTAAAAAAGCTTGGACTATGACCTTGCTTCCTAAAGGATATGAGCATTCAATTTATGCACTTATTAAAAAACTGATCCCTATTGGAAGAGTACTCAAGATACAAGACCATGAGGGTCAATATATAAAAGAATTTAAAGGATAA
- a CDS encoding DUF759 family protein yields MNDTKFTIKFKGVLDHALTRKSLEQDIAKLERLIKPKRSHLKSTRDILKHNLYEKKRELAKQKKYERLRESVEKFRLTKTKKLIKLGYTFEDARRKAFKHSLMSTKERRRLEYEDLKRGGHKATTLNKTVQSSILKGASILKIAAGTALGNAVSSGASGIFSYAKKSLEENAKLSKTHAITSKVFTTGEKKSLSHMLKGFSGFERDLEREDFLNLAGIIRKELEFLGQNNDNNLKKAVEFAAKLKSTGVVDDTNSAIAAVVEFLQGKSGPLYDIMSSFKEFTGKYNERAAMEYDILAPGQALDYRSHKLKEVINDWNSLKFPTYSSSTEEAKSSLEKLNDTGSKLTAKVLEPLVTSLNKILDWALTFNFQTHVINPLIDGFKSFFGDINEWLIKLGKRTLKLILPSKIYRLVFGSEPATDKSHSPLLSTDTEAKLETDASIKTPR; encoded by the coding sequence ATGAATGATACAAAATTTACAATTAAATTTAAAGGTGTACTTGATCACGCATTAACTCGCAAATCTTTAGAACAAGATATAGCCAAACTAGAACGTTTAATTAAACCTAAGCGATCACATCTAAAGAGTACTAGGGATATATTAAAACACAATTTATATGAGAAGAAACGTGAACTAGCCAAACAAAAAAAATATGAACGTTTAAGGGAAAGTGTAGAAAAGTTTAGACTTACTAAGACTAAAAAACTCATTAAGCTTGGATACACATTTGAAGACGCTAGGCGAAAAGCATTCAAGCATTCCTTAATGTCAACTAAAGAGCGAAGACGACTAGAATATGAAGATTTGAAACGTGGGGGGCACAAAGCAACAACACTTAACAAAACCGTTCAAAGTAGTATTCTTAAAGGCGCTAGTATTTTAAAAATCGCTGCTGGGACTGCTCTTGGAAATGCTGTTAGTAGTGGTGCTTCGGGAATATTTAGTTATGCTAAGAAATCTTTAGAAGAAAATGCAAAATTAAGTAAAACACATGCAATTACTTCAAAAGTATTTACAACAGGTGAGAAGAAATCATTAAGTCACATGCTTAAAGGATTTTCCGGTTTTGAAAGGGATTTAGAGAGAGAAGATTTCCTAAACTTGGCTGGGATAATTAGAAAAGAACTCGAATTTTTAGGTCAAAACAATGACAATAATCTTAAAAAGGCAGTAGAATTTGCTGCAAAGCTTAAATCTACTGGGGTTGTTGATGATACTAACTCGGCTATTGCAGCAGTAGTAGAATTCTTGCAAGGTAAAAGCGGTCCTCTCTATGACATTATGAGCTCATTTAAAGAGTTTACTGGTAAATATAATGAACGAGCCGCAATGGAATATGACATACTAGCACCAGGCCAGGCCCTTGATTACAGAAGTCATAAACTAAAGGAAGTAATTAACGATTGGAACTCACTTAAATTTCCTACTTACTCAAGCTCGACAGAAGAGGCTAAAAGTAGCTTAGAAAAGCTTAATGACACAGGTTCAAAACTTACTGCCAAGGTATTAGAACCGTTAGTTACTTCTTTAAACAAAATACTCGATTGGGCTTTAACGTTTAATTTTCAAACACATGTTATTAACCCCTTAATAGACGGGTTTAAAAGTTTTTTCGGTGACATTAACGAATGGCTTATAAAACTTGGCAAGAGAACTTTAAAATTAATACTGCCTAGTAAAATATACAGATTGGTATTTGGCAGCGAACCTGCAACAGATAAAAGTCATTCACCACTCTTAAGTACTGATACTGAAGCAAAATTAGAAACAGACGCAAGTATAAAAACACCAAGGTAA
- a CDS encoding BlyB family putative holin accessory protein has protein sequence MKLSTAKLSVDILNNFTEIIKSNHHGKNTATYINIFTKVVNYFYVLYEASIYQMEGREAIKLLREIEEILRINIEIIENADDHDELTKYTSQLRAKRNKIMSTYIKMLKEA, from the coding sequence ATGAAATTAAGCACTGCTAAATTAAGTGTTGATATTTTAAATAACTTTACCGAAATTATTAAAAGTAATCACCACGGTAAAAATACTGCCACTTATATCAATATTTTTACTAAAGTGGTTAATTACTTTTACGTTCTATATGAAGCTAGCATATATCAAATGGAAGGGAGGGAAGCTATTAAACTACTACGTGAAATTGAGGAGATACTAAGGATTAACATTGAAATCATAGAAAATGCTGATGATCACGATGAGCTTACAAAATACACATCACAACTTAGAGCTAAACGTAACAAGATAATGAGCACTTACATCAAAATGCTAAAGGAGGCATAA
- a CDS encoding BBA14 family lipoprotein: MSKLIKLTLLTVIFSCTSIASLTEEPTPPKTQTIKELSVYEAKLSDYVMYLQVFLTRTKKKVNDPKYPKFTYFDTSTLKSESTIDDLMFNINLFKEYISIIKPIAQMVYKRYSKLQN; encoded by the coding sequence TTGAGTAAACTTATAAAACTAACCCTTTTAACAGTTATCTTTTCATGTACATCTATTGCGTCACTAACAGAGGAGCCAACACCTCCTAAAACCCAAACTATTAAAGAACTAAGTGTATATGAAGCTAAGTTATCTGATTATGTTATGTACTTACAAGTATTCTTAACTAGAACAAAGAAAAAGGTTAATGACCCAAAGTATCCTAAGTTTACTTACTTTGATACATCAACACTGAAATCTGAGAGTACAATTGATGATTTAATGTTTAATATCAATCTGTTTAAAGAATATATTAGTATAATTAAACCCATTGCCCAAATGGTGTACAAAAGATATTCAAAATTACAAAATTAA
- a CDS encoding DUF276 domain-containing protein (DUF276 is restricted to Borreliella and related spirochetes.) — protein sequence MSILFDPDFGTLKQDIQQIINTKREYLRDTYGIIINNDPTSIYNIIANSLAIKEYELIGEVNKLFSLLKPDSPYWKEIQKHISIKSTTYDAIKSALLNLNGIRNVNIKSTAGKASIYLILDDSMMNKEKSQITDSNLKALIWETLYLTCPVGTVFEGDILIDGINSQNQKIDYKVSIGKRKYAYLKSKYKVNLENHIYLNIDFKIREIYTRIKNNNYTDMGISFEYQDFFAPVNEIKGVHCIDVSVAIKDNLDVKITDINTSEFKQNENIKIEANEILDLNFNADRLLIDISS from the coding sequence ATGAGTATTCTCTTTGATCCTGACTTTGGAACTTTAAAACAGGATATCCAACAAATAATTAATACCAAACGTGAATATTTAAGAGACACGTATGGAATTATAATTAATAATGACCCTACATCCATTTACAATATAATTGCAAACTCACTTGCAATAAAAGAATATGAACTAATAGGTGAGGTTAACAAATTATTTTCTCTTCTTAAACCAGATTCTCCTTATTGGAAGGAGATACAAAAACATATAAGCATTAAAAGTACTACCTATGATGCTATAAAAAGTGCATTACTAAATCTTAATGGAATTAGAAATGTCAATATTAAAAGCACAGCTGGTAAGGCTAGTATTTACCTAATATTAGATGACTCGATGATGAATAAAGAGAAGAGTCAAATTACAGACTCCAATCTTAAAGCATTAATTTGGGAGACACTTTATCTTACATGTCCTGTTGGTACTGTTTTTGAAGGCGATATTCTCATAGATGGAATTAATAGCCAAAATCAAAAAATTGATTACAAAGTATCAATTGGAAAACGCAAATACGCATATCTTAAGAGTAAATACAAAGTCAATCTTGAGAATCATATATACTTGAACATTGACTTTAAAATTAGAGAAATTTATACTCGAATTAAAAATAATAACTACACAGATATGGGAATAAGTTTTGAATATCAAGATTTCTTCGCTCCTGTTAATGAAATTAAAGGTGTTCATTGCATTGATGTTTCTGTTGCCATAAAAGATAACCTGGACGTAAAAATTACTGATATTAATACAAGCGAATTCAAGCAAAATGAGAATATTAAAATTGAAGCAAATGAAATTCTCGATCTAAATTTTAATGCTGATAGGTTGCTAATTGATATCTCTTCATAA
- a CDS encoding DUF226 domain-containing protein, with product MKTTSFSKVYYIEFRFKKGSVFCYLKRDISFN from the coding sequence GTGAAAACAACCTCATTTTCAAAAGTTTATTACATAGAATTTAGATTTAAAAAGGGTAGTGTATTTTGTTATCTTAAGAGGGATATCTCGTTTAATTAG
- a CDS encoding DUF792 family protein produces MISQFTTDFTYKYKDTAPLKATLDPLNLTPSQITNILKETFNEISTVFMAYNFLSLCPRMDFKGLGYVPQGFFILPKSELISTTYTTTCSKHPVIDYYTRKAEYVSYNPTFTGEVITLNNAVLTSAYKELLNFSTNTAFGKLIFPHTSNLAKQQLVNRVEESVPFSLYSPTLGFRSIVAITSLTLKDTVYLDEVEISLTLEVLKTFNVYKG; encoded by the coding sequence ATGATATCACAATTTACAACTGATTTTACTTATAAATACAAAGACACAGCACCCCTAAAGGCAACCCTAGACCCTTTAAATCTTACACCATCACAAATAACAAATATCCTTAAAGAAACATTCAATGAAATCTCTACCGTGTTTATGGCATATAATTTCTTAAGTTTATGTCCAAGGATGGACTTTAAAGGACTTGGATATGTCCCTCAAGGGTTCTTCATTTTACCTAAAAGTGAACTAATTAGCACAACTTACACCACAACATGTTCAAAACATCCTGTAATTGACTATTACACACGTAAAGCTGAATATGTAAGCTACAATCCAACTTTTACTGGCGAAGTTATCACACTAAATAATGCTGTATTAACTAGTGCTTATAAGGAACTGCTTAATTTTTCAACTAATACGGCTTTTGGAAAGTTAATTTTTCCTCATACTAGTAATTTAGCAAAACAACAACTGGTTAACAGAGTTGAAGAGAGTGTACCATTTAGCCTCTACAGCCCAACTCTAGGGTTTAGAAGCATAGTTGCAATTACATCTCTTACCCTTAAAGACACAGTATACCTTGATGAGGTTGAAATTAGTCTCACATTAGAAGTTCTTAAAACATTTAATGTATATAAAGGATAA
- a CDS encoding DUF685 domain-containing protein, protein MSSQEPEGIVKHDDTIEIKNLNKLTKLKPTDLLVLDDGFSSCHAITLDNFHKDLHTKIFLDDGDRKNDFKQVIKTLIANELLSDTNFINQVYSQVLTKFLKDDSSSISQTYNKVIEKLKNNESSVMDTIISKVTSKFESNLPEDNLSKSHYFIGLYYSSLKKIPVQEYLTGISNSFSTSSTTTIRATSYNSDGFYRNTVYMSSLKYGRYVFDLGSTATSNNEEIIIQTDSSYDDSPIYLIVKVTARSNSTSQSDKEVSIKYSYSSKRTIFKLSSVHGGTGFDANILEGWYMQKNVSGVPLLVKL, encoded by the coding sequence ATGTCAAGTCAAGAACCTGAAGGTATTGTAAAACACGATGATACAATTGAGATTAAAAATCTTAATAAATTAACCAAGCTTAAACCCACTGACCTTTTGGTCCTAGATGATGGGTTTTCTAGTTGTCATGCTATTACTCTTGATAACTTCCATAAGGACTTACATACAAAAATATTCCTAGATGATGGTGATCGAAAGAATGATTTCAAACAAGTTATCAAAACACTAATTGCTAATGAATTGCTAAGCGACACCAATTTTATAAACCAAGTTTATAGTCAAGTACTTACCAAATTTTTAAAAGATGACTCTAGTAGTATTTCACAGACATATAATAAAGTTATAGAAAAACTTAAAAATAATGAATCTAGTGTTATGGACACTATTATAAGTAAAGTTACAAGTAAGTTTGAATCTAACTTGCCTGAAGATAATTTAAGCAAAAGTCATTACTTTATAGGACTTTATTACTCTAGTTTAAAAAAAATTCCAGTACAAGAATATCTAACTGGTATTAGTAACAGCTTTAGTACAAGTAGTACTACTACAATAAGAGCAACTAGTTATAATAGTGACGGGTTTTATAGAAACACTGTGTACATGTCTAGTTTAAAATATGGACGTTATGTCTTTGACCTTGGGTCCACAGCTACATCTAACAATGAAGAAATTATTATACAAACAGACAGTTCATATGATGATAGTCCCATATATTTAATTGTCAAAGTTACTGCAAGATCTAATTCAACTTCACAATCTGATAAAGAAGTAAGCATAAAATATAGCTATTCTTCAAAACGAACTATCTTTAAGCTTTCAAGTGTACATGGCGGTACAGGTTTTGATGCCAATATTCTAGAAGGTTGGTATATGCAAAAGAATGTGAGTGGCGTTCCTTTACTCGTGAAGCTATAA
- a CDS encoding ERF family protein, protein MTNKITRTKIQNTKTKMRRAVKKQSKQTARKVTDIRVNNQNSVTNENQSKINFLKSLHSLQMHLSGVDKNLNGYGYKYQDFNEIIREIKNVIKTNNLDIGFVQLPTIKTFGMMVQLMLLQQHFIAQTVAILSHLIHQFIARSNCHLYHQRIKTLCLNLWVHAITYFKRYALVAYLSIESEVDTDASSLEHVQEANGERVSSVDVSPVNSLNKDKDINTKRVTKGETKQPPVSHKSVISLDKLPKRIPAKYHYYKKLLQASKRMHSVLDDAPFDSLEMIDKFLIQLKNDDDSSILKFFETKPELKTIKYWTELINNYLKRTESDPEVIEGFSKFLTYREPKYGQSPLKLFGYIASDNNFGYLCE, encoded by the coding sequence ATGACAAATAAAATAACAAGAACTAAAATTCAAAATACAAAAACTAAAATGCGCAGAGCAGTTAAAAAACAGAGTAAACAGACAGCAAGAAAAGTAACAGATATAAGAGTAAATAATCAAAATTCAGTAACAAATGAAAATCAATCAAAGATAAACTTTCTAAAGTCTCTGCATAGTCTACAAATGCATTTAAGTGGTGTTGATAAAAATCTTAATGGGTATGGATATAAGTATCAAGACTTTAATGAGATAATAAGAGAAATTAAGAACGTTATAAAGACCAATAATTTAGACATTGGTTTTGTTCAACTTCCAACCATAAAGACTTTTGGGATGATGGTACAATTAATGTTATTACAACAACATTTTATAGCCCAAACAGTGGCTATTCTGAGTCATTTGATACACCAATTTATAGCGAGAAGTAACTGTCATCTGTATCATCAAAGAATCAAAACACTTTGCCTCAACTTGTGGGTTCATGCAATAACTTATTTTAAAAGGTATGCACTTGTTGCATACCTTTCAATTGAGAGTGAAGTTGACACTGATGCTAGTTCCTTAGAGCATGTTCAAGAAGCTAATGGAGAAAGAGTTAGTAGTGTGGATGTTTCACCTGTAAATTCTTTAAATAAAGATAAAGATATTAATACTAAAAGAGTAACTAAAGGTGAAACAAAACAGCCACCTGTAAGTCATAAATCTGTAATTAGTCTTGATAAACTTCCTAAACGTATACCCGCTAAGTATCATTATTACAAGAAATTGCTTCAAGCATCTAAAAGGATGCATTCGGTATTAGATGATGCACCTTTTGATAGTTTAGAAATGATAGATAAGTTTTTAATACAATTAAAGAATGATGATGATTCGAGTATACTCAAGTTTTTTGAAACCAAACCAGAGCTTAAAACTATAAAGTATTGGACTGAGCTTATAAATAATTATTTAAAGAGAACAGAGTCTGATCCAGAAGTAATTGAAGGTTTTTCTAAATTTTTAACATATAGAGAGCCAAAATATGGCCAGAGTCCACTCAAATTATTTGGATATATAGCTAGTGATAATAATTTTGGGTATCTATGTGAGTAA
- a CDS encoding BlyA family holin — MRGDIKLNEVENNVLNFLLQLININEVKLVIIGAFILSLGLIFKPAIKDILTILASKIKKQGKDTDKGEDL; from the coding sequence ATGAGAGGAGACATAAAGTTGAATGAAGTTGAGAATAATGTATTAAATTTTTTACTTCAACTGATTAACATCAATGAAGTGAAGTTAGTTATTATTGGTGCCTTTATCTTAAGTCTTGGACTGATCTTCAAGCCAGCAATCAAAGATATACTAACTATTTTAGCTAGTAAGATAAAAAAACAAGGTAAAGACACAGATAAAGGAGAGGACTTATGA
- a CDS encoding DUF693 family protein, producing the protein MEERLIKYDFKIEFYNISQTSTSEEKPKIIIKTEDGIHIDISISDIYSSNNYVCAKRSKLSLWNLSLDFTRNVNEGDIVKIFYKKFADSRDYDFIMSGYLGVPMSTDYDSGDFSVDLEVHLATKSNYFNSKLDINQFQGMSVENAISIAFPNRHIINMSYADRTKIITESFCANTPLEFIEKITKKYVQSVRTDIAPKDHRQLIKESALRHTHVECNYIFTNATPEAKDTNYIFLEDFGLHFIPQQEIAIGSTRNIRLIYWNAKIMYTHKLKVGDRVKFLDSLGSEVKSSIIETSAALSNTGECSLTLKLYDDSNYLNIKGEAR; encoded by the coding sequence ATGGAAGAAAGGCTTATCAAATACGACTTTAAAATCGAATTTTATAACATAAGTCAAACTAGCACATCAGAAGAAAAACCTAAAATCATAATTAAAACTGAAGACGGTATACACATTGACATATCAATATCTGATATTTACTCAAGCAATAATTATGTGTGTGCAAAGAGAAGCAAGCTAAGTCTTTGGAACTTATCTCTTGATTTTACTCGTAATGTAAATGAAGGAGATATTGTAAAGATATTTTATAAAAAATTCGCAGACTCTAGAGATTATGATTTTATTATGTCAGGGTATTTAGGTGTTCCTATGAGTACTGATTATGATAGTGGTGATTTTAGTGTTGATCTTGAAGTTCATTTGGCAACAAAAAGTAATTACTTCAATAGCAAACTTGACATAAATCAATTTCAAGGCATGAGTGTAGAGAATGCCATCTCTATAGCATTTCCTAATAGACATATAATCAATATGAGTTATGCTGATAGAACAAAAATTATAACTGAAAGTTTTTGTGCAAATACTCCTCTTGAGTTTATTGAAAAGATAACTAAAAAGTATGTTCAAAGTGTTAGGACAGATATTGCACCTAAAGATCACAGACAACTTATTAAAGAATCAGCTCTCAGGCACACTCATGTTGAGTGTAATTATATCTTTACTAACGCCACACCTGAAGCTAAAGATACAAATTATATCTTTCTTGAAGATTTTGGTCTTCACTTTATCCCGCAACAAGAGATTGCTATTGGAAGTACCCGCAATATAAGACTTATATATTGGAATGCCAAGATTATGTATACACACAAACTAAAAGTTGGTGATAGGGTCAAATTTCTAGATTCGCTGGGGAGTGAAGTTAAGAGTAGCATTATAGAGACTAGTGCTGCTTTAAGCAATACTGGTGAGTGCTCACTTACCTTGAAGCTTTATGATGACTCTAATTATTTAAATATCAAAGGAGAAGCTCGATAA
- a CDS encoding DUF777 family protein, producing MNLNYEIYRMNSQMKGSALTQEEIKLWTYRNIFISKLGIIKSFNSSTQEGVVLLSGETDLEIKTRNISNMHFTLKEGESVILLQSSINLFNEDDDNYFDKNYFYILRPINMQNATIKVNDFTIDIQNPIDIKANNTSLRAVLEEIVSCLYNLRVTGQSVVEPSFYSNLTKITSKINMLLK from the coding sequence ATGAACTTGAATTATGAAATATACAGAATGAACAGCCAAATGAAAGGTTCAGCACTAACACAAGAAGAGATAAAACTATGGACTTACAGAAATATTTTTATCTCTAAGCTAGGAATAATTAAATCTTTTAACTCCTCTACACAAGAAGGTGTCGTTTTACTCTCTGGAGAGACAGATTTAGAGATTAAAACACGCAATATATCAAATATGCACTTTACTCTTAAAGAAGGTGAGAGTGTTATCCTTCTTCAAAGTAGTATTAACCTTTTTAATGAGGATGATGATAATTATTTTGATAAAAACTATTTCTATATTCTAAGGCCTATTAATATGCAAAATGCTACTATCAAAGTTAATGACTTTACAATTGACATACAAAATCCCATAGACATTAAAGCTAATAATACAAGTCTAAGAGCAGTGCTGGAAGAGATTGTATCTTGTCTATACAATTTAAGGGTTACTGGACAATCAGTAGTTGAACCTAGTTTTTATAGTAATCTTACAAAGATTACAAGTAAAATAAATATGTTACTTAAATAG
- a CDS encoding chromosome replication/partitioning protein, translated as MKPLRFQLKNQDSYDFYKQNAKFTSFLMDELFKDKKDLLEEFMKKFKSLKG; from the coding sequence ATAAAGCCATTAAGATTTCAGCTTAAGAATCAAGATAGTTACGATTTTTATAAGCAAAATGCTAAGTTTACAAGTTTCTTAATGGATGAACTTTTTAAAGACAAAAAAGATTTACTTGAAGAGTTTATGAAAAAATTTAAAAGTTTAAAAGGCTAA